The Rhodothermia bacterium genome includes a region encoding these proteins:
- a CDS encoding GWxTD domain-containing protein: MNRNFLIRNTVLLVLLKVALSASVYAQSVPEFDVDYVSTRNSRNNDRTRVDFFTKIALNQLKFISRGGQFIAFYEVTTEVFETNGKGQASRKVLSANWERTVSIKNYSETQSDQIFDLATNSVEIQPGNLIGQVTIEDKNSGKTFTREFSLLVRSFTNENKPITMSDLSLVDDYSPNRTSFTPNISNTLGSDRTEAVFYFDVFAKEAASLTVSYSVQQLKNSTKRPSVRNLLNFRPDGSNLETVGIANWSSKPLRVKTGENAGVVSIPLKDLKAGGYQVNILLKNEKGETYDAAAKVFNIQWMGLDQQVNDIERAISQLRYIAKENEIAQIRGQANQAKRAEMFAEFWRKRDPTPGTKRNEAMEEYYYRIFHVNRNFGRFSDGWQTDQGEVYIRFGEPTFVQKHPYNFGTTQAYEVWYYENIGKKFIFIDKTGLGDYKLLRPIWDERNRM; this comes from the coding sequence ATGAACAGAAATTTTTTGATCCGTAACACAGTTTTGTTGGTGCTTCTCAAGGTTGCACTCAGCGCATCTGTTTATGCCCAAAGTGTTCCAGAATTTGACGTGGACTATGTGAGTACCCGCAATAGCCGCAATAACGACCGTACCCGCGTGGATTTTTTTACCAAAATTGCGCTTAACCAACTAAAATTTATTAGCCGAGGTGGGCAATTTATTGCCTTTTATGAGGTGACAACCGAAGTTTTTGAAACTAATGGCAAAGGCCAAGCCTCTCGAAAAGTTCTGAGCGCCAACTGGGAACGCACCGTCTCCATTAAAAACTACTCAGAAACGCAAAGTGACCAGATCTTTGACCTCGCCACCAACTCGGTCGAAATCCAGCCTGGAAATTTAATAGGTCAAGTAACCATCGAAGACAAAAATTCCGGAAAAACCTTTACTCGGGAGTTTTCCTTATTGGTTCGTAGTTTTACGAATGAGAACAAGCCCATCACCATGAGCGACTTATCCTTGGTGGATGACTATAGCCCAAACCGAACCTCTTTTACACCTAACATTTCCAATACCCTTGGCAGCGACCGTACCGAAGCTGTTTTCTATTTTGACGTTTTTGCCAAAGAAGCGGCTTCATTAACCGTATCGTATAGCGTACAACAACTCAAAAACTCAACCAAGCGTCCCTCGGTACGAAACCTTTTGAATTTCCGTCCAGATGGATCTAATTTAGAAACCGTTGGGATCGCAAATTGGAGTTCCAAGCCTCTCCGCGTTAAGACCGGAGAAAATGCAGGTGTGGTTTCCATCCCCCTAAAAGACCTAAAAGCAGGTGGTTATCAAGTAAATATTTTGTTGAAAAACGAAAAAGGGGAGACCTACGATGCAGCCGCTAAAGTCTTTAATATTCAATGGATGGGCTTAGACCAACAAGTCAATGATATCGAACGGGCCATCTCCCAACTTCGCTACATCGCCAAAGAAAATGAGATTGCTCAAATCCGTGGACAAGCCAACCAAGCCAAACGAGCAGAAATGTTTGCGGAATTTTGGCGTAAGCGTGACCCAACCCCCGGAACCAAGCGGAACGAGGCAATGGAAGAATATTATTATCGCATTTTCCATGTAAACCGAAACTTCGGACGCTTTAGCGACGGTTGGCAAACAGACCAAGGTGAAGTCTATATCCGATTTGGAGAACCCACCTTTGTTCAAAAACACCCCTACAATTTCGGAACCACCCAAGCCTATGAAGTCTGGTATTACGAGAATATAGGAAAAAAATTTATTTTTATAGACAAAACTGGTTTGGGTGACTACAAACTACTAAGACCTATCTGGGATGAGCGAAACCGAATGTAA
- the ftsY gene encoding signal recognition particle-docking protein FtsY yields the protein MGFFDRFKKRDNDNLEQGLEKTRTSFLGKLNTMIRGKDKVDEEVLDELEGILVTSDVGVKTTIEIIQKIEERVARDKYVNTADLNGIIRSEVANLLLGSSANRPAEFGAPLPNKPHVIMVVGVNGVGKTTSIGKMAYRYKEAGKQVVLGAADTFRAAATEQLAIWADRVGVPIIKQGQGADPAAVAFDTLAAAKKLGADVVLIDTAGRLHNKGGLMDELAKVKRVMDRQILGAPHEVLLVLDASVGQNALRQAEEFTKSVDVTGLVLTKLDGTAKGGIVICISNEFNVPVKYIGVGEKMEDLQVFDKSSFVEKIFV from the coding sequence ATGGGATTTTTTGATCGCTTCAAAAAACGGGACAACGACAACTTAGAACAAGGTTTAGAAAAAACCAGAACCTCCTTCCTTGGCAAACTGAACACCATGATTCGTGGTAAAGACAAGGTGGACGAAGAGGTATTAGACGAATTGGAAGGGATTCTCGTGACCAGCGACGTTGGTGTAAAAACCACGATCGAGATTATTCAAAAAATTGAAGAACGGGTGGCGCGTGACAAATACGTTAATACCGCCGACCTGAACGGCATTATCCGTTCCGAGGTGGCCAATCTCTTACTTGGCTCCTCCGCAAATCGCCCTGCCGAGTTCGGAGCGCCACTTCCCAACAAACCACATGTGATTATGGTGGTGGGTGTAAATGGTGTTGGCAAAACCACCTCCATCGGAAAAATGGCCTATCGGTACAAAGAAGCCGGAAAACAAGTGGTCTTGGGCGCAGCAGATACCTTTCGCGCAGCCGCAACCGAGCAACTTGCCATTTGGGCAGACCGCGTGGGCGTTCCGATCATCAAGCAAGGGCAAGGCGCTGATCCCGCAGCAGTGGCCTTCGATACCTTAGCCGCAGCAAAAAAACTCGGTGCAGACGTGGTTTTGATTGATACTGCTGGACGACTCCACAACAAAGGCGGACTTATGGACGAGCTTGCCAAAGTGAAGCGGGTGATGGATCGGCAAATTCTGGGCGCTCCACACGAAGTCTTGCTGGTTCTGGATGCTTCCGTTGGGCAAAATGCCTTACGTCAGGCAGAGGAATTCACCAAAAGTGTGGATGTAACAGGGCTGGTACTCACCAAATTGGACGGAACTGCAAAAGGTGGAATTGTCATTTGCATTTCAAATGAGTTTAATGTACCCGTAAAGTACATCGGTGTCGGAGAGAAAATGGAAGACCTACAGGTATTTGATAAAAGCAGTTTTGTCGAAAAGATTTTTGTCTAA